TTCCGTTGTATTCATATACGAATTCGCCGTTTTCATCCGCAACATACACCGATAAATTGGCTGAATATGCAGGTGTCGATGCGAGCAGATTCTGCGTTGCGGTCCTTAATTTCTGACCGACATTCTGGGCAAATGCAACGTTCGAAGCCATTAACGCGACAACAATCAGTCTATTCATATGTGTTTTTATTTTCAAATATAACGAAATTCCGCATTGACGGATTACGTACAATTCAATTGAAATAATTTAGCGTTAAGTTTTAACACCGAAAGTTTGCTGATCCGGTGATTTTTTTGTAAAATTTGTAACGATAATTCAAATATTTAAAGTTATGGCTACAATTATCACCGGCTTGTTCCAAAGCCAAAGCCAGTCCCGAAGGATTTCTGAAGATTTAGAAAATGCGGGATTCGCGCAGGACGATTTTATCATCTACCTGCAGGACAGAGAGGTTTCCAAAGAAGTTAAAACCTCTGTTTGGCAGTCGTTTTTTAAAGACAACCGAACGCTTGAAGACGAAAGCCTCGTCGTGACTGTTCGCGTGCGTGATCCGGAAGCCCGCGAACAGATTATGAAGATCTTTACAGCCAACAGTGCCGTCCATACGAACTATTTCGAAAACATAAAATTCCGCGATGCGATGTCGCTTCAGTTTCTGAAGAGGATCGTTGCGCTCCGGGCCAAATCACAAATCTCGAGCCCACGCGAAGTCCGCCATCACGGACAGTCGGGCGGAATGAGTTCGGAAATTACCTTTGGCAAAAGCTGAGAATGCAGTTAAACTGCGTCTCCGAAAACAGATTTTTTTAGCAAAAGTCTTCATTTTTCCCTATTTTCGTTACTTAAAGCAATTTCTTACATGGTATACGATATAGAACAGGAGAATAAGGAAATTCTTGCCCGTTATAAGGATCTGATTTCGAATACATACCGCACTTTAGATGAGGAACATAACAAACTCATCCGAAAGGCGTTCGATATTGCATTGGATGCACACAAAGACCAACGCAGGAAAACCGGCGAACCCTACATTTATCATCCGATCGAAGTGGCGAAAATCGTAGCCAACGAAATCGGGCTTGGTGCTACTTCCATTGCCTGCGCGCTGCTGCACGATGTGGTGGAAGATTCAGATTATACCTACGAAGATCTTAAAAAACTCTTCGGCGAGAAGATTGCCGACATCGTAAACGGCCTCACCAAGATCTCGGTGATGAACCACCAGAACATTTCGATCCAGTCTGAAAATTACCGTAAACTTCTGCTTACTCTTTCCGAAGATTTCCGCGTGATTCTTATAAAAATTGCGGACAGGCTTCACAACATGCGCACGCTTGAAAGCATGACGCCGGACAAGCAGAAAAAAATTGCCTCCGAAACCGTTTACATCTACGCACCGCTTGCACACAGGCTCGGACTGTACAACATAAAGTCGGAACTTGAGGATTTATCGCTTAAATTCAACAATCCTGACGTTTATTTCGACATTTCTGAGCGTTTGGAACTGGCCAAAGAAAGCCGCGAAAAATACATTGAAGAATTCAAGACCGAAGTTTCAGAACAGCTTGAAACCGAAGGCCTCAAATGCTCGATAAAAGGCCGCGCCAAAGCAATTTCATCCATTTACCGAAAGATGCTGAAGCAGGGCGTTACCTTCGAGGAGGTATTTGATAATTACGCCATCCGTATCATTTACCGCTCGGATGCAAAGAACGAAAAATTCCTGGCGTGGAAAATTTATTCGATCGTTACGGACCTTTATCACAGCAATCCGCAACGAATGCGCGACTGGATCTCGCAACCGCGTTCTACGGGTTACGAAAGTCTTCATCTCACCGTTTTAGGTCCTGATAAAAAATGGATCGAAGTACAGATACGTTCCGAACGGATGGACGACATCGCTGAAAAAGGCGTTGCCGCGCATTATAAATACAAAGAAGGTTTCCGCCAGAGCAGTGATGAGAAAAATTTCGAAAACTGGGTCACAGAAATCCGTGAAGTACTCGAAAATCAGCAGGCCCTTACCACAACAGAGCTTTTAGACAATATTAAACTCAATCTGTACTCGAAAGAAGTATTTGTATTTACGCCGAAAGGTGAAATTAAGATCCTGCCGATTGGTTCTACCGCACTCGATTTTGCTTTTTCGGTGCATTCGGATCTGGGCACCAAATGTCTGGGCGCAAAAGTGAACGGCAAACTGGTTCCTATTTCTTATGTGCTGCAGAATGGCGATCAGGTAGACATCCTTTCATCGCAAAACCAAAAACCGAAGGCAGACTGGCTCGACTTTGTGATTACGTCTAAAGCGAAATCGAAAATTAAAGCCATCTTAAACTCGGAAAAAAACCATCTTTCGGAGGAAGGCAAGGAAATTCTGCAACGTAAAATGCGGCATGCA
This window of the Flavobacteriaceae bacterium 3519-10 genome carries:
- a CDS encoding GTP pyrophosphokinase, with protein sequence MVYDIEQENKEILARYKDLISNTYRTLDEEHNKLIRKAFDIALDAHKDQRRKTGEPYIYHPIEVAKIVANEIGLGATSIACALLHDVVEDSDYTYEDLKKLFGEKIADIVNGLTKISVMNHQNISIQSENYRKLLLTLSEDFRVILIKIADRLHNMRTLESMTPDKQKKIASETVYIYAPLAHRLGLYNIKSELEDLSLKFNNPDVYFDISERLELAKESREKYIEEFKTEVSEQLETEGLKCSIKGRAKAISSIYRKMLKQGVTFEEVFDNYAIRIIYRSDAKNEKFLAWKIYSIVTDLYHSNPQRMRDWISQPRSTGYESLHLTVLGPDKKWIEVQIRSERMDDIAEKGVAAHYKYKEGFRQSSDEKNFENWVTEIREVLENQQALTTTELLDNIKLNLYSKEVFVFTPKGEIKILPIGSTALDFAFSVHSDLGTKCLGAKVNGKLVPISYVLQNGDQVDILSSQNQKPKADWLDFVITSKAKSKIKAILNSEKNHLSEEGKEILQRKMRHAKINFNDEEINKMQKFFNLKTSQELFLNFQNGSLDISDIKKYTEGKGIFSNIMQRFRKSPNKNEVYTELPDTNLDMIVFGKDEEKMNYSFSKCCTVIPGDKIFGFITISEGIKVHNDACPNAINLRAQYDYRVLPAKWVNEESFKNRIKIEIEGLDRMGMINDITAVISNSMNMDMKSMSIESNNGIFLGNINLEVRNKSQLEETFKQLKNINGVSRVRRL